Genomic window (Amaranthus tricolor cultivar Red isolate AtriRed21 chromosome 7, ASM2621246v1, whole genome shotgun sequence):
ATATGGTACTTAATGCCTTACATGTTTCATTACACTAACATTTGGCAAAATTTGTTTGTGCATTCAGTTGATGTCACTATTGAATGGTTAGTTGAATTAATAATTCTCTATTCTATTGTTTTCTAGAGCTTCACCAATCCTTTAAAAAATACAGAAGTGAGGCTGCTAAAGAGAGTTGAGTTATTCTGAGAACCAAACGTTGAACCCTCTCACCAGCTGGAATAATGCCCCGAGACCAAATGCCTTAGGGTTCTTTTtcatgttttcttttcttttaaaatcgTAGGGAAAGCGTTGCATGAGTAGATAACTCTGCTTGATATAAGCATGTGCTGATACCACATATTCAAGTAATATTAGTACTAAACTGCTGTACAAATTTGTATGTAAGCTAGAGCTTGACGTTAGAAATAATGGCTATGTGCTAGAGCTTGAGTTCAGAAGTAATGGCTATGTCTAGCTGTACTGCTGTACCTGATTTCTTCCATGCGATGAGTTGCACACAGAAATTTTATTCAGTCGCTGACATTCTTCATAGACCTACGCTGATAATTATGACACATTTTCAAGAAGCTTCCTgtaaataacacattaaatctGTTGACCTGATTTATAATTAGATCTTTAATTCCTACCAACTTTTATTATGATATACATCCAttgtttttcttaaaaagtCAACCTTCTACACTCGAAACAAAAGACTGAATGTCAAATGGGGCATTCCGAGAATCGAATTCAGGACCTCTCGCACCCAAAGCGAGAATCATACCACTAGACCAAATGCCCGGCTGTGTATTTGTATTCTCAATCATTGGTGTTAAGCAGTATGAAGTGGCAGGGTACTATTTCCGTTTTGATTATCTTACTTGTTTACCGCCCTGTTGACTTTTCTTGATTTGGTGTGAATCAATTTGGATCTTGAGATGCActtttaaaatatcaaaatcctatttaaaaataaactggAAATCTGCTGTGATTTGTTGGCTTATATATTATTTAGGATTTTAAAATGTCTTAACTCGTAGAAATGTACAATGAAAACAAGTATAAATGGGGCATTTCGAAAATCGAACTCGAGACCTCTCGCACCCAAAGAGAGAATCATACCACTAGACCAAATGCCCGGTTGTGtatctatatttttaattaattgtttttagcATTCTTAAGTGACAATTTaggtcttttttctttttcttacttgtttaccatTCTGTTGACTTTTCATCATTAAGTGTGAATCAACATGGATCTTGAGACACACTTTCATCAATCATAATCTGAAGAAAAAAGCTGGAAATCTGCTGTAATTAGTTCTTTTATATGTAATTTGGGATTTTAGAGTGTCTTAACTGATAGATATATATAACAGAAAAAGGTACTAATGGGGCACTCCGAGAATCAAACTCGGGAACTCTTGCACCCAAGTGAGAATCATGCCACTAGACCAAATGCCCTTTTGATATCTTTGAGCTTATCTTTTGCACATAGTTTTCTATGTCAATCTGGTATCCTTGAAACAGCATCTGAATAAACTTGTTCCTATGGCCCTGAAATAAATTTGTTATGTTCTAGAAGACGTTCTGAACTGAATGTAGAATTGCTTTCACATGataaatatttgtttttgtgtttctaCTCAACTTTTATTGTTTATAAGCCAAGCTTAAAACAGGTAGGTAACAAAATTTTTTAGTGGAGCAGTTTGATTGTGGCATCAATGACTCGACGCCTCATATGAAATTAGACCACTAGACCAAGTGTCCAAGTTTCACTGTTGAAACATTAAAAATTGTGGAATGTTCAGATTTTGGTGTTTGCTGGGAATTGCATCTGTTAATCTATGTATTGGTTGAATATGTTACTTATTGGCTTATATGTTTCACTGCACTATCATTTGGTAATGTGTGTTTGTATGTAGTCGATGATACTATTTAATGGTTTGTTGACTTAATAATTCAGTACTAAAACTGATGTACAGATGTATATGTATAATACTGATAGACGTATGGAGTTATGGATAATGGATGCGTCTAACTGTACCTGATTTCTTCCTTGCGATGAATTACGCACAAATTTTCTTCCTGTCACAGACATACTCAGTAGACCCACGATGTTAGctataagaaatttgtaagcaGCATCCTGAATGAAGTGAAATCTGTCCACTCTAAGTAAAACATGAACTCTCTTGACCTGATTTATAACTCTCATGCATTCCTGCCAATTTTTGTATGATATTTACTTTTTCTACACCCAGTTGTTTCCTTTAGTTAACCATCTACTCTGGGAACAAAAAAGCTGAATATCAAATTAGGCATTCCAAGAATCAAACTCAAGACCTCCCGCACCCAAAGCAAGAATCATACCACTAGGCCAAATGCTCAGCtgtatatttgttttataaaatatggTTTTTAGCAGTCTTAAGCAACAGCGTACTAGTTCctttccaattttttttgttgtttaccATCCTGTTGACCTTTCATCATTTAGTAAAACAGCATGGATCTTGAGATGCactcttaaaatattaaaatctgaaaaaaattTGGACATATGTCCTGATTAGTTGGCATTTGTCAACTTTTCATATATGTAATTGAGGATTTTAACATGTCTTAACTCAGAGaaatatataatgaaaaaaGGTATAGTGGGGCATTCTGAGAATCGAACTCAAGACCTCTCGCACCCAAAGCGAGAATCATACCACTAGACCAAATGCCCTTTTGATGTCTTTGAGATTATCTTTTACACTTAGCTTTTTAATGGCAATCTTTTATCGGTTAATCAGCTTTTGAATAAAGTTCTTCCTTTGGCACCGAAATAAGAATACTGAGTCCTACATGTGACAAATATCTGTTTTTGTGTTTATATTCATCTTTTATCGAAGATAAACCAAGCTTAAACAAGTAGGTAAcagattttttttaagtagGACAATTTGAGTGTGGCATCAACTCGGCGCCTCAAGTGAGAATCAAACCGCAAGATGAAATGACCAAGTTTCAGTGGTTGTTATAAACATTTTCTGATACCACATGAAGTAATTTCAGTACTCTTACTGATGTACAATTGTGTATCTATACTACAGATGGAAGTTTGAAGTTATGGCTGCATTTATCTGTACCTGATTTCGTCTGTGCAATGTATGAGTGGCACACAAAATTTTGATCCTGTCTCCCACATACTCAGTAGACCGACGCTGGTTACTAGGAGAAATTTGCAAGCAGCTTCCTGAATAAAGTAAAACCAGCACTGTAAGTAAAacattaaatcatttaacctgATTTAATTTGATCATGAATTCCTGGCAACTTGTTTAGGATATTACATCTTTTATATCCATTATTTTTCTGAAGAAGTCATCCTTTTATTCTGGGAACAAAAAAAGCTGAATATCAAATGGGGCATTCTGAGAATCTAACTCGGGACCTCTCGCACCCTAAGCGAGAATCATACCACTAGACCAGATGCTCGAttgtgtatttttattttaaattaatggtTTTAGCAACAGGGTACAAGTTCCTTTTTGATTTTCTAAATTGTTTACCATCCTGTTGACTTTTCATCCTTTAATGTGAATCAACATGGATCTTGAGATTTTAGATGCTTTTTCAAAATATCAAAATCTGAATAAAGACTGCAAATCTGCTGTTACTAGTTCTCTATGTGTAATGTAGGATTTTAGAATGTCTTAACTCATAAAAGTATATAATGAAAAACGTAGTAATGGGGCATTCCGAGAATCGAACTCAGGACCTCTCGCACCCAAAGCGAGAATCATACCACTAGACCAAATGCCCTTTTGATATCTTTGAGTTTATCTTTTGCACATAGCCTTTCTATGTCAATCTAGTATCCCTTGAAGCAGcttttgaataaaaatttttctgtctttcaaaaaaaaaaagtaaagttcTAGACTTTCCTCTGAATTGAATGTAGAATTGCTCTGACATGACAAATACTTGTTTTTAGTGGTGCACTTAAATTCTGGATGTATTTACTTCTGGAGAAGATCGAGTTCTGTAGTATGTAAAGGTACTGCTGTACTATAACTATTGAGAAGATCAATGTCAGTAGTGGGATGAAAGTACTCCTACGAAGGATTCTGAAGATTTACTTGACCAaacgtaatttttttttgtttggattGTTTGTTAATGACATTAGATCACTTTGTTGAAATGTTAGTGTTGCTTATTTCATGTTTGTCAAGGGCTCAAGCTATTTGATTGTTGCCACTGTGATATCTGCTATGCATGATCTAGGATCTTTATGAACTGTTGTATGACTAATCCTTGTGTGACACAAACAGCCAATAGGATGTGAATTGTAGAGCAATTTAGagttcaaattttattaaactGATGGGCTAGTCTTCTGCTTCCCACATTTGAAATTGACATTAAAGGAGTTGAGAGGATAGTCTAATCCAGGTTCAAGAGTAATATTGCACCAAGGCATTTCTCTATCCTGATGGCTGGTCTACGTTTTTCTTGTGCTTTTCTTGATGTGCtttaaataatgtttttatatTGCACGTGATTATGTAATATATTAATTAGAGAATCTATACAGGAAAGAAAGGGAGAGGAAACTAATCCTCCTAGTACTTGGTGAGAATCAAACACCGGTTACTTGGGTGAAAGAGAAAGCACTCAACCACTGCAGTAACCCATAATTCTCAAGATAGTCGAGTATCTTAAAGTTAATGTGAACCACTGAACCATAAAATATGGTCATTGAGGTGACAGACTGTTACAATGGTGTGTTCTGATATCAGGCTACAGAAGAGAGCTGCTTCTAATTGATGGTATCATTATGCTTTTTTAGAGCATTCAAGTGATGGTGATAAATGTCAATGTCATCTTTTTGATATTTCTAAATTATTGTTCTGGCTACTGATAAATTAAGTTGCTGATGTCATTTCTTGGCTTCTAGTGTTCATgtaattatattatatgtaaTAGATATTGGCTGTCCAATGAATAAAGTTTGACTAGGATAGGAGAAGAGAACTCAAATGGAACACTGATGATAAAGACAACTTCTGACTTTTCTTTCTTTAGAACTGATATAACTCCCTATTAGGATAAGGTGCTTCCTTATAACATGATATTTGGTGTAAAAGTTACAAAAAACCTTGAAATGGAAATACTGACAGTAAGCTCTGTTGTGATATCAGTAGTCTGTATAGTAGTTGTGACAGGGTTTATCAGAGGTTTGAACTGGGTATGGTCGAGGCCAAAAAGGATGGAGAGATTTCTTAGACAACAAGGTATTTATGGTACTTCGTACAAGCTCTTGTTTGGAGATCTCAAAGATATGTCTTCCATGCGCACTCAGGCCTTAAAAACTCCCATGAATGGCTTCTCTAATGATTATTTTTCGCGTGTGGAACCTTTCCGTCACCAGCTTATGACGAATTTTGGTATGTCGtactttaaaatcaaatggCTTTTTTGAACCTTGCGATTTTCTTTTGCCTAGTTTTTCTAATTCAAATAactttttctgattttaagaGGCTGAATCCACATAATAAGTAGTTAAGGAGTAGTCAGTTGATTGTACGAATGAGGTGGATGGAATTAATTGATATTTGGGTCTCGACGACACAACTTCTTGCTGAATATGTTTGTTTGGGGCCCTTTAAATGACTCTTAGGTCCGAAGTGGTTGTTTGGAATCTTCTTTAGTGGAGTTTGACCACAAATACTTATCCCGTCTCAACTtccctaaaaatcaaattagtttGGAGTTTGTTTTTCAGAAAATTGAACATTCTTATGTATCTCTAATATCTATCTTTACAACTTGGCCTTCCTTTAAAACTTTTGGTGAACAGTATCATTTCAGGTTTATGGTATATTTATAAACTTCAATCTGCTTGATAGTAAAAGAGACTGCTTACAATTTCCACGAAAAAGACGGTAATACAGTTTGTCTATTATTATAGGCTAgcctaaaataaaattgatacaTATTATTTTGGGACACATGAATGCATGATGTATATAATTTTTGAGACAGTAATGAAATGTTTTCTATATGGTTATAATGCAGGGAAGGACTTCTTCCTCTGGCAAGGTCCTATACCAATATTACACCTCTCAAAACCAGAGTTGGTTAAAGAGGTCTTCACCAGGATAGATGAATTTCATAAGCCAAAGGTAAATATCATGCTTGCCAAGCTTTTACCTGGGCTTGTTCGCTATGAAGGAGAAAAATGGGCCAAACATCGGAAGTTGATCAATCCTGCCTTCCATGTTGAGAAGTTGAAGGTTGTTTCCTAACTCTCCTATATCCTTTTTACAAATTATCGAATTAAGTGCAAGAGTCTGAGAAGCAACTAGAGTCTAGAGAGTGATGTTAATTGGGAGCTCTGCTTGTGGCTTGTATCATGATGGTTAAGTTCTATGTTGTGTACAACGAGTCTGAATGTCAAGAATTAATGCCTATCCAAGTGTTAGAGGTTGAAATTTGTTTGGACTTGGGCTTCTCATTCATGAATTGATATGCTCCTGATTCTTAATGATGTTTGTATGCCTATAAACAGAACAAATGCATGTGTACATGTTTTAGATGTTTGCTCGGTTTCTTCAAATTTCGCATCTGAACTCCAATTTCAACATTGTGTTGCACACCATTATCTTTGGTTACTTCTATTCTTATACTTGAAGTTTTTATTTAAGCAtgttgatcatcatcatcatcatcatcataatcatacCCAGTGTAACCCATTCATAGAAACTATGATTAGGGTCTTGGAAGGGATGGAAACTGCAAaccatacccatagaggaggaTGCTTCCAAAGAGATCCTTTTCTCAAAACACACCATACCCTTGTTCCCATGTCAAGtgttttgaatttgatacaAGAATTTACAGTACAGAAGCTTTAGTAGATTTATGTATTGTCTTGTGGGTTTCATATGAGATAATTCAAGTGATATCTATATATCGTGATATTTTTAGTAATTCTCATAGTTAAGAATGCATAATCTGATGATCAATGAAATTTATTTGGGTGATAAGTTGATTTAATTGATTGTTGCAGCTGATGTTACCGGCATTCCATGATAGTTGTGCAGACATTATTAACAAATGGAAGATGCTTGTAGATGAAATGGGTTCGGCTGAGCTAGATGTGTGGCCAGATTTAGCAAAACTTAGTGCTGATGTGATCTCTAGAGCAGCATTTGGTAGCAACTATCAAGAGGGGCAAAAGATATTTGAACTTATTACGGAGAAAACTGATTTAGCTCTTCAAACTGTGCATTCAGTTTATATACCAGGATTGAGGTCAGTGGCCGATCTAGGTTTTAAATTAAGTGGGGTCTAAAAGTAAAATTCAGTGTCAACATTAAAGTGAATGTTAGTATAAATTAATATGTACCGTATGAAATATTCAGTACATTGTGAAATCTatcaaaaattttaacattccgatcaaattaaaaatcagaCCTAACAAAGTCTATGAGCTAATAGTCTTTTTCTATAATTTTCCTCGATGAGGTTTTATCTTGAATCGAAATATTTTTTGGCTATTTCggttcaatttttaaattttagaccaatccaaaataaatatattataatatattttggtaaACTATATACTTGTTGAAACTTTCTAATATCCCTCCGCCCCTGATTGAGGTCAATGTGGCATATCACAATTTTTTACTACATGTATTCAGCAAGATAGGATAACCCTTCCATTTGCATCCAGATACATTCCAACAGCAAGAAATAGGAGGTTTAAGGTCATCGAAGATCAATTACATAAGTCATTGTTTGCAATTATCAACAAGAGGAAAGAGGCACTTGAGGCTGGAGAAGCAGTAAAGTCTGATCTGTTGGGCATACTCTTGGATTCCAATTCTAAAGATATTCAACCAGTTGGCAATGGCAAGAATCACCACGTTGGGATGAGCCTTGAAGATTTAATTGACGAGTGTAAACTATTCTACTTGGCTGGACAAGAAACTACATCGACACTTTTGGGTTGGACATTGATTTTATTGAGCAAGCATCAAGATTGGCAAGCAAGAGCGCGGGAAGAAGTCTTGCAAACATTTGGAAGTAATATGCCAGATTTTGAAGGTGTGAGCCATCATTTGAAGACAGTAAGTTTTCTGTGACTCTTCAAAATACGACCTCTGATCAATTCATGCATTTCATTGTTGAAGGTTATAAATTTAGGTATTGGAGAGCCCATAGATTTTCTGTTTTCCAGTCTTTACCATCGATTCAGTcatcttttgatttttgaaaactAGAATATACCTGTTAATCTATTACTGAGTGACTTTACTTGAAATTTAAACGTTCTATTATTGTTTAGGTGACCATGATATTGTATGAAGTCCTCAGACTCTATCCCCCAGGAGCTCGATTGTCAAGAAGAGTTTGCAAGGATACAAATCTTGGTACATTCTCAGTTCCTGAGGGTGCAATAATTGCTTTCTCATTGAAATCTATTCACCAAGATTCCGATATTTGGGGTGATGACGCAAAAGAATTCAAGCCAGAGAGGTTTGCTGATGGGATTTCCAAGGCGAGCAATGGGAAAAACGCGTTTTTCCCCTTTGGTTGGGGACCAAGAATATGTGTGGGGGAAAAATTTGCCATGACAGAAGCAAAATTAGCATTGTCTATGTTTCTACAACACTTTTCGTTTGAGCTTTCACCATCCTATGTTCATGCACCAATCCAAACTTTTTTATTTCTTCAGCCTCAGCATGGTGCTCAGATAATCATACACAGGTCTTGATGGTATGTATAAATTAggttaggaaaaattatcaggAATAATACAgtttttttgcttatttccctacaataataccaatttttgattaaccatgaataatatcaactaaagGGGTTTTTCCATATAATATACTTAACacgttaaaaatcaaactataggagaatagatgaaaaaaaatttggcaaattagttaataaactaaagttagtATCATTCTAGGAAAAAaccccctaagttggtattattcatgattaatcaaaagttagatCAAAAAGTTGTATTGTTGacggtaatttttccattaGGTTAAAACATCATCTGTTGCAAATTATCAATAGGAGATGCACTTTGATTGTCTTCTGTTTGATACATGAACATTCATTCTCTTACCCCCTGCCCTGATTGATGTGCACTTATAATCTGTTATTCTAGTCACATTATTTATACATACTCCCTTGgtcccattgaatttgcagCATTTGCCATTTTGATCGattctatttaatttgcatcatttctgtTTTTGGACAATGACCCATCActtccttttaatctcatccatacattttaat
Coding sequences:
- the LOC130817854 gene encoding cytochrome P450 72A397-like, which produces MIFGVKVTKNLEMEILTVSSVVISVVCIVVVTGFIRGLNWVWSRPKRMERFLRQQGIYGTSYKLLFGDLKDMSSMRTQALKTPMNGFSNDYFSRVEPFRHQLMTNFGKDFFLWQGPIPILHLSKPELVKEVFTRIDEFHKPKVNIMLAKLLPGLVRYEGEKWAKHRKLINPAFHVEKLKLMLPAFHDSCADIINKWKMLVDEMGSAELDVWPDLAKLSADVISRAAFGSNYQEGQKIFELITEKTDLALQTVHSVYIPGLRYIPTARNRRFKVIEDQLHKSLFAIINKRKEALEAGEAVKSDLLGILLDSNSKDIQPVGNGKNHHVGMSLEDLIDECKLFYLAGQETTSTLLGWTLILLSKHQDWQARAREEVLQTFGSNMPDFEGVSHHLKTVTMILYEVLRLYPPGARLSRRVCKDTNLGTFSVPEGAIIAFSLKSIHQDSDIWGDDAKEFKPERFADGISKASNGKNAFFPFGWGPRICVGEKFAMTEAKLALSMFLQHFSFELSPSYVHAPIQTFLFLQPQHGAQIIIHRS